In Haloimpatiens massiliensis, the following are encoded in one genomic region:
- a CDS encoding dipeptidase — MNLIDMHCDTILKMMGREEEFNFKNNNYGIDLSKLKRSNSIAEFFACFVDLKGDKDPLQRALDMVDKLYLEINKHRETIAIAKSYQDIVTNRKEDKISAILTIEGGEALKGKLSNLRNFYKLGVRLITLTWNYQNEIGYPGCVEEFAEKGLTEFGKELITEMNNLGMIVDVSHLSDGGFYDAIKYSKKPIVASHSNARKVKSHSRNLTDHMIKLLGENGGVMGLNFCNPFLSKNKVATVEDMISHIKHIVNIGGIDVAAIGTDFDGIDNPPEIKHIGEMDKLVDALQKHGFSEVDIEKIFYKNTLRVIKENL, encoded by the coding sequence ATGAACTTAATTGACATGCACTGTGATACTATACTTAAAATGATGGGTAGGGAGGAAGAGTTTAATTTTAAAAATAATAATTATGGAATAGATTTAAGCAAGTTAAAGAGGTCTAATTCTATTGCTGAGTTTTTTGCTTGTTTTGTAGATTTAAAGGGAGACAAGGATCCTTTACAAAGAGCGCTAGATATGGTGGATAAGCTTTATTTAGAAATTAATAAACACAGGGAGACAATTGCTATTGCTAAAAGCTATCAGGATATAGTTACAAATAGAAAAGAAGATAAAATATCCGCAATATTGACCATAGAAGGTGGAGAGGCTTTAAAAGGTAAACTTTCAAATTTAAGAAATTTTTATAAATTAGGAGTAAGGTTAATAACTTTAACTTGGAATTATCAAAATGAAATAGGGTATCCAGGATGTGTAGAAGAATTTGCGGAGAAGGGGCTTACTGAGTTTGGAAAAGAACTTATAACTGAAATGAATAATCTAGGCATGATAGTAGATGTGTCACATCTCTCTGACGGAGGCTTTTATGATGCTATAAAATATTCTAAAAAACCAATAGTAGCATCACATTCCAATGCTAGAAAAGTGAAGTCTCATTCAAGAAATTTAACGGATCACATGATAAAACTTTTGGGAGAAAATGGCGGAGTTATGGGGCTTAATTTCTGTAATCCATTTTTATCTAAAAACAAGGTAGCTACTGTTGAAGATATGATTAGTCATATAAAGCATATAGTAAATATAGGTGGAATAGATGTAGCAGCAATAGGTACTGACTTTGATGGGATTGACAATCCACCAGAAATAAAACACATAGGAGAGATGGATAAATTGGTAGACGCACTACAAAAGCATGGATTTTCAGAAGTAGATATAGAGAAAATTTTCTATAAAAATACTTTGAGAGTTATAAAAGAAAATCTTTAA
- a CDS encoding ABC transporter substrate-binding protein yields MKKFKLKNILSISLVALLSFSLVACGKSTEKNSSSLDKIKENKKIVLGTCADYPPYEFHKEVNGKDTIVGFDIEIAKEVAKDLGVELEIKDMKFDGLLPALSSGNIDFIVASMTPTAERAKSVDFSKIYYKASQAIVVKAGESHKFTSLDSLKGLNIGAQKGTLQEEIAKTQISNSKVKSLPKVTDLILALNTGKVDAVVMEEPVAKAYVAHDNSISLTNIKVVDEDGGSAIAVKKGSSDFVKVLNTTIDRLQKENKIDQFVIDANKLQN; encoded by the coding sequence ATGAAAAAATTTAAACTAAAAAACATATTATCCATATCACTAGTAGCATTATTAAGTTTTTCACTAGTAGCTTGCGGAAAATCAACAGAAAAAAACAGTTCTTCTTTAGATAAAATCAAAGAAAATAAAAAAATAGTTCTCGGAACCTGTGCTGATTATCCGCCTTATGAATTTCATAAAGAAGTAAATGGTAAAGATACTATAGTAGGTTTCGATATAGAAATTGCTAAGGAAGTTGCTAAAGATTTAGGGGTAGAATTAGAAATTAAAGATATGAAATTTGATGGACTTTTGCCAGCTTTATCTTCTGGAAATATTGATTTTATAGTAGCCAGCATGACTCCTACAGCTGAGAGAGCAAAAAGTGTGGATTTTTCAAAAATATACTATAAAGCAAGCCAAGCTATAGTAGTAAAAGCTGGAGAATCTCATAAATTTACTTCTTTAGACTCTCTTAAAGGTCTTAATATAGGCGCTCAAAAAGGTACTCTTCAAGAAGAGATAGCTAAGACTCAAATATCAAATTCAAAAGTTAAATCCCTTCCAAAAGTTACAGATCTTATCTTAGCTCTTAACACAGGTAAGGTGGATGCAGTAGTTATGGAGGAACCTGTAGCAAAAGCTTATGTTGCTCACGATAATTCTATAAGTCTTACAAATATTAAAGTAGTAGACGAAGATGGTGGCTCTGCCATAGCTGTGAAAAAAGGTTCTTCAGATTTTGTAAAAGTTTTAAACACAACTATAGATAGACTTCAAAAGGAAAATAAAATAGATCAATTTGTTATAGATGCAAATAAGCTTCAAAATTAA
- a CDS encoding folate family ECF transporter S component, which translates to MQKKQIFNTKTLVYLAMLGAIQIVLTRFLSIQTPILRIGFGFIPYMLTAMLFGPIVGGIYGVVTDFIGVMINPAGGAYFPGFSLSAFLGAFVYGIFLYKKPKNLWRMAASVIIVTVFVDMCLNTLWLTMITGKAAYAILAPRAIKNAIMAVIKIVTMLAVWKCVGNYIEQTFIQKNETKITHA; encoded by the coding sequence ATGCAAAAAAAACAAATATTTAACACAAAAACATTAGTTTATCTAGCAATGTTAGGTGCTATACAAATAGTACTTACAAGATTTCTTTCAATTCAAACACCGATACTTAGAATTGGATTTGGATTCATACCTTACATGCTTACAGCTATGTTATTTGGTCCTATAGTTGGTGGAATTTATGGAGTTGTAACAGACTTTATAGGAGTAATGATAAATCCAGCTGGAGGGGCATATTTTCCAGGATTTTCATTAAGTGCATTTTTAGGTGCATTTGTATATGGAATATTCTTATACAAAAAGCCTAAAAACCTTTGGAGAATGGCTGCATCAGTAATTATTGTAACTGTATTTGTGGATATGTGCTTAAATACTTTATGGCTAACAATGATAACAGGAAAGGCTGCTTATGCAATATTGGCTCCAAGAGCTATAAAAAATGCTATAATGGCAGTTATAAAAATAGTCACCATGTTAGCAGTGTGGAAATGTGTGGGTAATTATATAGAACAAACATTTATACAGAAAAATGAAACAAAAATAACTCACGCTTAA
- a CDS encoding GGDEF domain-containing protein, giving the protein MNRVVKKENIIHIMFAYIFLWVFYICTFGENNFYKVLGNNVFLIIGEFVACKVIFNTYRKSSGAEKNFWLFIDLAIISYFIGDLIWIITEIYLGNVLTTCYISEFFYLSQYPLSIIGMLYIVYKKKSKFLTFQMVMDILITVIAIASISWFYIMEPVYSEIGLEILKKISLLANPIGDLGVLLSGLFIILLAREAFPSKVIFLIMWGLLLESFIDLLYCYITFNNIHISLEFLDPFWVISLLFISYSAIVYDDMIQNGEEQVESKIYSREINMLKKFIPYIGVISLVIIIAYKIERVNSIIVGFGICSFLIITRQFFTLIENEKLMNLLIKSNQELDYKRKQLEIINDELYAYNLIKEQEAKTDFLTGLYNRRYVDEKMNLLKKQKKLIESYVVLMIDIDYFKKINDTYGHDVGDKILKEVSNIMKKHSTKDDILVRFGGEEFIFILFNATLDKGQLVAKEIIKEVENKRFNIEKHEVTVTISIGIAASDRDSNKEIQKVIHDADKALYKAKNDGRNCVRIY; this is encoded by the coding sequence TTGAATAGGGTTGTAAAAAAAGAGAATATAATACATATAATGTTTGCGTATATATTTCTTTGGGTTTTTTATATTTGTACATTCGGAGAAAATAATTTTTATAAGGTGTTGGGGAATAACGTATTTCTTATAATAGGGGAGTTTGTAGCTTGTAAAGTTATTTTTAACACCTATAGAAAAAGCTCTGGTGCAGAAAAAAATTTTTGGCTTTTTATAGATTTGGCTATAATAAGCTATTTCATAGGAGATTTAATTTGGATAATTACAGAGATATACCTGGGAAATGTTTTAACTACCTGCTATATATCGGAGTTTTTCTATTTAAGTCAATATCCTTTAAGTATAATAGGAATGTTATATATAGTGTATAAGAAGAAAAGTAAATTTCTTACTTTTCAGATGGTTATGGATATTCTAATAACAGTTATTGCTATTGCATCTATAAGTTGGTTTTATATTATGGAACCTGTTTATTCAGAAATAGGGTTAGAGATTTTAAAAAAGATTTCATTATTGGCAAATCCTATAGGAGATTTAGGAGTATTGCTTTCAGGATTATTTATCATACTATTAGCAAGAGAGGCTTTCCCTAGTAAAGTAATTTTTCTTATTATGTGGGGATTATTGTTAGAAAGCTTTATAGATTTATTGTATTGTTATATTACCTTTAACAACATTCATATTTCATTAGAATTTTTAGATCCATTTTGGGTTATATCATTATTGTTCATATCATATTCAGCTATTGTTTATGATGATATGATACAAAATGGTGAAGAACAAGTAGAAAGCAAAATTTATAGTAGAGAAATAAATATGTTAAAAAAATTTATTCCTTATATAGGAGTTATAAGTTTAGTAATTATAATTGCTTATAAAATTGAAAGAGTTAATAGTATCATAGTAGGGTTTGGTATTTGCTCATTTCTTATAATTACAAGACAATTCTTTACTTTAATAGAAAATGAAAAATTAATGAATTTGCTTATAAAATCTAATCAGGAACTGGATTATAAAAGGAAACAGCTAGAGATTATTAATGATGAACTTTATGCATATAACTTAATAAAAGAACAGGAAGCTAAGACAGATTTCCTTACAGGGCTATATAATAGACGTTATGTAGATGAAAAGATGAATTTACTTAAAAAACAGAAAAAGTTAATTGAAAGTTATGTTGTGTTAATGATAGATATAGATTATTTTAAAAAGATTAATGATACTTATGGACATGATGTTGGAGATAAAATTTTAAAAGAAGTTTCAAATATAATGAAAAAACACAGTACAAAAGATGATATACTAGTAAGGTTTGGGGGAGAGGAGTTTATATTTATTTTATTTAACGCAACTTTAGACAAGGGACAATTAGTAGCTAAAGAAATCATAAAGGAAGTAGAAAATAAAAGATTTAATATTGAAAAGCATGAAGTTACTGTAACCATAAGTATTGGTATAGCTGCTAGTGATAGAGATAGTAATAAAGAAATTCAAAAGGTTATTCATGATGCAGATAAAGCACTGTACAAGGCTAAAAATGATGGGAGAAATTGTGTAAGGATTTATTAA
- a CDS encoding amino acid ABC transporter ATP-binding protein, protein MINVENLRKNFGKLEVLKEVNAHIKKGEVVVVIGPSGSGKSTFLRCLNLLEMPSSGDIIFEGKSILSKENNINKMREKMGMVFQQFNLFPNMTVLENITLAPIKVKKLTKEAAEKKAFMLLEKVGLKDKSHVYPNKLSGGQKQRIAIARALAMDPDVMLFDEPTSALDPEMVGEVLNVMKSLAKEGMTMIVVTHEMGFAREVGTRLFFMDEGKILEDGNPKEIFSNPTHPRTKNFLSKVL, encoded by the coding sequence GTGATTAATGTAGAAAATTTAAGAAAGAACTTTGGAAAACTAGAAGTATTAAAAGAGGTAAATGCTCACATAAAAAAAGGAGAAGTAGTTGTTGTAATAGGTCCTTCTGGTTCTGGGAAAAGTACATTTTTAAGATGTCTTAATTTACTAGAGATGCCTTCCTCTGGCGATATCATATTTGAAGGAAAATCTATATTATCTAAAGAAAATAATATAAATAAAATGCGTGAAAAAATGGGAATGGTTTTTCAACAATTTAATCTTTTTCCCAATATGACAGTTTTAGAAAACATAACTCTAGCTCCAATAAAGGTAAAAAAGTTGACCAAAGAAGCTGCTGAAAAAAAAGCCTTTATGTTATTAGAAAAAGTAGGTCTTAAGGACAAGTCTCACGTATATCCTAATAAATTATCTGGAGGACAAAAACAAAGAATAGCTATTGCTCGTGCTCTAGCCATGGACCCTGATGTTATGCTTTTTGATGAGCCTACATCTGCTCTAGATCCAGAAATGGTAGGTGAGGTTTTAAACGTAATGAAATCTTTAGCTAAAGAAGGCATGACTATGATAGTAGTAACACATGAAATGGGCTTTGCCAGAGAGGTAGGTACTCGTCTATTCTTTATGGATGAAGGGAAAATTTTAGAAGATGGAAATCCTAAAGAAATTTTTTCAAATCCAACACATCCTCGAACAAAGAATTTCTTAAGCAAAGTTTTATAA
- a CDS encoding amidase domain-containing protein codes for MLRLQYDRVAARHYAEKYALSPNVQQYPYYRSDDCTNFVSQVLKAGGMEEVGNSWDDFDSWFCRTSEEKTLKKVAITWRAARYFMRHWGNENGMGANRAYKFYKITPEEAITNFSYIYNTFQVGDVIQYGKPLPYHTQVIHNKVFNPFMGQNDLFIAQHTANRLNVSLYGYILKLLGKGNIYIYLYKIDS; via the coding sequence ATGTTAAGACTGCAATATGATAGAGTGGCAGCTAGGCACTATGCAGAAAAGTATGCTTTAAGTCCTAATGTTCAACAATATCCTTATTATAGAAGTGATGACTGCACTAATTTTGTATCTCAAGTCCTAAAAGCTGGTGGGATGGAGGAGGTGGGAAATTCATGGGATGATTTTGATTCTTGGTTTTGCAGAACTTCAGAGGAAAAAACATTAAAAAAAGTTGCTATTACTTGGAGGGCAGCTAGATATTTTATGAGACATTGGGGAAATGAAAATGGTATGGGAGCTAACAGAGCATATAAGTTCTATAAAATAACTCCAGAAGAGGCCATAACAAATTTTTCATATATTTATAATACATTTCAGGTGGGAGACGTTATTCAATATGGAAAACCACTTCCTTATCATACTCAGGTAATTCATAATAAAGTTTTTAATCCATTTATGGGTCAAAATGATCTTTTTATTGCTCAGCATACGGCTAATAGGCTAAATGTATCCCTCTATGGATATATACTAAAGCTTTTAGGAAAAGGTAATATTTACATTTATTTATATAAAATAGACAGCTAA
- a CDS encoding amino acid ABC transporter permease has translation MDLSFLSQYYGFFLTGVKNTVLISIFTVLLGVIFGIFIALMRLSNNKILKIISSAYIEFVRGTPIMVQLFIVYYGLPSIGIPLPTIPGMGSEASDILAGIITLSINSTAYVAEIIRGGINSVDKGQMEAARSLGLTNAMAMKNVIIPQAFKNILPALGNEFITVIKESSIVSIIGVPELMYNADTVRGNTFKAFAPLLVAAVLYFLLTFTLSKILKILERRMATSD, from the coding sequence TTGGATTTATCATTTTTATCTCAATATTATGGTTTTTTCCTAACTGGAGTAAAAAATACAGTGCTTATTTCTATTTTCACTGTACTTTTAGGCGTCATATTCGGGATTTTCATAGCCTTAATGCGATTGTCTAACAATAAAATACTCAAAATTATTTCCAGCGCTTATATAGAATTTGTAAGGGGTACACCTATTATGGTTCAACTATTTATAGTTTACTATGGCCTTCCTAGCATTGGAATTCCTCTTCCTACAATACCTGGTATGGGAAGTGAAGCTTCTGATATTTTAGCTGGTATAATAACACTTTCTATAAATAGTACTGCATATGTAGCTGAAATAATACGAGGTGGAATTAACTCTGTAGATAAAGGTCAAATGGAAGCAGCTCGTTCTTTAGGTCTAACTAATGCTATGGCCATGAAAAATGTTATAATTCCTCAAGCTTTCAAAAATATATTACCAGCTCTTGGTAACGAATTTATAACCGTCATAAAGGAGTCTTCCATAGTTTCAATTATTGGCGTTCCAGAACTTATGTACAATGCTGACACTGTAAGGGGAAACACTTTTAAAGCTTTTGCACCATTATTAGTAGCTGCAGTTCTTTACTTTCTACTTACATTTACATTATCTAAAATTCTAAAAATATTGGAAAGGAGGATGGCTACCAGTGATTAA